A stretch of the Veillonella parvula DSM 2008 genome encodes the following:
- the aroC gene encoding chorismate synthase, translating into MASNFGKTVQVATFGASHGYAIGGIVEGLPCGHSIDIDELQAFLKRRAPGQNQLQTQRKEADIPEFLSGMVDDMLSGSPLAFMIRNTSQHSGDYNNLRDIPRPSHADFTARMRYGDKVDMRGGGHFSARLTAPLCVAGGIALQLLREKGIEIHGHLKQVGTIQDTPIDMVHPDMKALREIATEPIAMLDAYKRSEVENLVMKLKKDGDSTGGIVEVVATGLPIGLGNPNFDGIENRLARVIFGVPAIKGVSFGGGFDMCSRLGSEVNDAFTMDGDIITTTTNNSGGIQGGITNGLPLVMQVGIKPTPSIYKEQHSVSLSQKEDTLLTIKGRHDPCVALRAVPVIEAVTALVILDFLGDIDHELR; encoded by the coding sequence ATGGCATCTAATTTCGGTAAAACTGTACAAGTAGCTACCTTTGGCGCGTCTCATGGGTACGCCATCGGTGGTATCGTGGAAGGCCTCCCTTGTGGACATTCCATCGACATCGACGAGCTACAAGCCTTCTTAAAGCGCCGTGCGCCAGGTCAAAACCAATTACAAACGCAACGTAAAGAAGCCGATATACCTGAATTCTTATCAGGTATGGTAGATGACATGCTCAGTGGCTCTCCATTGGCATTTATGATTCGCAATACATCGCAACACTCCGGTGATTACAATAACTTGCGCGACATTCCTCGCCCATCTCATGCGGACTTTACGGCTCGCATGCGCTATGGTGACAAGGTAGATATGCGAGGTGGCGGCCACTTCTCGGCACGTCTTACAGCACCTCTTTGCGTAGCTGGTGGCATTGCACTACAGTTATTGCGTGAAAAAGGTATCGAAATTCACGGCCATTTAAAACAAGTTGGTACAATCCAAGATACTCCTATCGATATGGTTCATCCAGATATGAAAGCACTTCGTGAAATTGCTACAGAACCAATTGCTATGCTCGATGCATACAAGCGCTCTGAAGTAGAAAACTTAGTCATGAAACTAAAAAAAGACGGCGACTCTACCGGTGGTATCGTTGAGGTTGTGGCTACAGGTCTACCAATCGGTCTTGGTAATCCAAACTTTGATGGCATCGAGAACCGATTAGCTCGCGTGATCTTTGGCGTACCTGCCATCAAAGGCGTGTCCTTTGGCGGTGGCTTCGACATGTGTTCTCGCCTTGGATCAGAGGTGAACGATGCTTTTACCATGGACGGCGATATAATCACAACAACTACCAATAATAGCGGTGGCATTCAAGGCGGTATCACCAACGGCTTGCCTCTCGTTATGCAAGTGGGCATCAAGCCTACTCCATCCATTTATAAGGAACAACATTCTGTGTCTCTTTCACAAAAAGAGGATACCTTACTCACCATTAAAGGTCGTCACGACCCATGTGTAGCGCTTCGTGCTGTACCTGTTATCGAAGCCGTTACGGCCCTTGTCATTCTTGATTTCTTAGGAGATATTGACCATGAACTTAGATGA
- a CDS encoding bifunctional chorismate mutase/prephenate dehydratase — protein sequence MNLDEVRVKINDINDQMLALFKERMELSKDVAAAKKEMNKAIYDAKRERDILDKVTKDAGPDLDLYARRFFEALFSLSRTYQSEQLFQDNEFTLKMKKAIEQSPTLPPQRGSVACAGVFGSNAQMACDKLLPLSQIHYVTGFRAVFDAVESGECQFGVLPIENSSNGSVKEVYDLLEERKCYIVRGTRLWISHDLLVKKGTKLEDIHTIISHPQALGQCSHFLDKLEGVELRSYDNTARAAQLVAASNDPGVAAIAAPQCADLYNLSPLLRNIQNSDNNYTRFICISKDFHVYPGANKISVVTTASHAPGGLGTLLTKFANIGVNLTKLESRPIVGHNFEFLFYLDLEASLADPKVLSVLAELHASQDKFRLLGNYPEN from the coding sequence ATGAACTTAGATGAAGTACGCGTTAAGATTAACGACATAAACGACCAAATGCTCGCCCTCTTCAAAGAGCGCATGGAACTCTCTAAGGACGTAGCGGCTGCAAAAAAAGAAATGAATAAGGCTATTTACGATGCCAAACGAGAGCGCGACATCCTCGACAAGGTAACAAAAGATGCAGGTCCAGACCTCGATCTATATGCACGACGCTTTTTTGAAGCATTATTTAGCTTGAGTCGTACATACCAATCTGAGCAACTATTCCAAGACAATGAATTCACTTTAAAAATGAAAAAAGCCATCGAGCAATCCCCTACTTTGCCACCTCAACGGGGCAGTGTAGCTTGCGCCGGCGTATTCGGCAGCAATGCTCAAATGGCGTGTGATAAATTATTACCTCTCAGCCAAATCCATTATGTAACGGGTTTCCGTGCCGTATTCGATGCCGTAGAGTCAGGGGAATGTCAATTCGGTGTATTGCCTATTGAAAACAGCTCCAATGGTTCTGTAAAAGAAGTATATGACCTCTTAGAAGAGCGCAAATGCTATATCGTTCGCGGTACGCGTCTTTGGATATCTCACGACTTGCTCGTGAAAAAAGGAACAAAACTAGAAGATATTCATACCATAATTTCCCACCCTCAAGCATTGGGCCAATGCAGTCACTTCCTAGATAAGTTGGAAGGCGTAGAATTACGCTCCTATGATAATACAGCTCGAGCTGCACAGCTCGTAGCGGCTAGTAATGACCCAGGTGTGGCAGCTATCGCTGCACCTCAATGTGCAGACCTATATAATTTGTCTCCATTGCTAAGAAACATCCAAAATAGCGACAACAACTATACGCGCTTTATCTGTATTAGTAAGGACTTCCACGTATACCCAGGAGCTAATAAAATCTCTGTTGTAACCACTGCAAGCCATGCTCCAGGGGGCCTTGGTACATTGCTCACCAAATTTGCTAACATCGGTGTGAACCTTACAAAACTTGAGTCCCGCCCTATCGTAGGACATAACTTTGAATTCTTGTTCTACCTTGATTTGGAAGCATCCTTAGCAGATCCAAAAGTACTCTCCGTGTTGGCAGAGCTCCACGCATCGCAAGATAAATTCCGCTTGCTCGGTAATTATCCTGAGAATTAA
- a CDS encoding shikimate kinase yields MKFGLLGRTLGHSFSPHIHNALGNTNYELFEREPSQLQEFFANPELQGINITFPYKVNALEACDVVDPRAERIGCVNTMVRKDGKWHGYNTDYDGFVFTLKHAGIDVSGKECIILGDGASSATVHVALEDLGAKSITHLSRKTAPLYTDAPNYYETAQIIINCTPIGMYPHNPANLIDIMQFSKLEGVVDLIYNPRRTVLLLQAEMMDIPHCDGLPFLVAQGVEAANHFQGESFDTKEIEQILRDMRREKENIILIGMPGVGKTTVGKAIGKEMGRTCIDVDQELAKEIGDISTYITEQGEAAFREKEADMIAKLGTQTGLVISTGGGCVTVPKNYAHLRQNGRIYQLTQPVEKLSTSGRVLSSGGIERLRELEETRTPMYESFAQCIVEHNRNAPKTVAAILEDFEANLL; encoded by the coding sequence ATGAAATTTGGTTTACTTGGCCGTACGTTGGGCCATAGCTTTTCCCCACACATCCACAATGCTTTGGGAAATACTAATTATGAATTATTTGAACGAGAACCGAGCCAACTGCAAGAGTTCTTCGCAAATCCAGAATTACAAGGTATTAATATTACCTTCCCTTACAAGGTTAATGCCCTTGAGGCTTGCGATGTAGTTGACCCTCGCGCGGAACGCATTGGTTGTGTAAACACTATGGTCCGTAAAGACGGCAAATGGCATGGTTACAATACAGACTACGATGGATTTGTATTCACCCTAAAACACGCTGGTATCGATGTATCTGGTAAGGAATGCATCATCCTTGGCGATGGCGCATCTTCTGCTACCGTTCACGTGGCTCTTGAAGATCTAGGTGCTAAGAGCATCACTCATCTATCCCGTAAAACAGCTCCGCTCTATACTGATGCACCTAATTACTACGAAACAGCGCAAATTATTATTAACTGCACGCCTATCGGTATGTATCCGCATAATCCGGCTAACCTCATAGATATTATGCAATTTTCTAAATTAGAAGGCGTTGTGGATCTCATCTACAATCCGCGCCGTACAGTTTTGCTTTTACAAGCAGAAATGATGGATATTCCTCATTGTGATGGTCTACCTTTCCTCGTAGCACAAGGCGTTGAGGCAGCTAATCATTTTCAAGGTGAAAGCTTTGATACCAAAGAGATAGAACAAATCTTGCGAGATATGCGCCGTGAAAAGGAAAATATCATCCTCATCGGTATGCCTGGTGTTGGAAAAACAACAGTAGGCAAGGCAATCGGCAAAGAGATGGGCCGTACTTGTATTGATGTCGATCAAGAGTTAGCAAAAGAAATCGGTGATATCTCCACATATATTACGGAACAAGGGGAAGCAGCATTCCGCGAAAAAGAAGCGGACATGATTGCAAAATTAGGCACTCAAACTGGCCTTGTTATCTCCACTGGTGGCGGTTGTGTAACAGTACCTAAAAACTATGCACACCTACGCCAAAATGGTCGTATTTACCAATTAACGCAGCCAGTAGAAAAACTATCTACTTCAGGTCGTGTTCTATCTAGTGGCGGCATAGAACGTTTACGTGAACTCGAAGAAACTCGTACTCCAATGTATGAAAGCTTTGCACAATGCATCGTAGAACATAATCGCAATGCACCAAAAACAGTGGCAGCTATATTAGAAGACTTCGAAGCAAACTTATTGTAA
- a CDS encoding type II toxin-antitoxin system RelE/ParE family toxin, with amino-acid sequence MKYTVIMTPTAKSDIVNLKSSLEQQIIDSSFIRKELKLIYQKISSLAIFPERYPIVNSNTNYRKLSYKKYLILYKVINNNIYIFYIRPSKMNILQEIQNI; translated from the coding sequence ATGAAGTATACAGTAATTATGACGCCTACAGCTAAGTCTGATATAGTAAATCTCAAAAGTTCACTAGAACAACAGATTATAGATTCTTCATTTATCAGAAAAGAATTAAAGTTGATTTATCAAAAAATTTCTTCATTAGCTATCTTTCCTGAACGTTATCCTATTGTAAATAGTAATACCAATTACAGAAAATTATCATACAAAAAATATCTTATTCTATATAAAGTCATTAATAATAACATATATATTTTTTATATCCGCCCTTCAAAAATGAATATACTACAAGAAATACAAAACATATAA
- a CDS encoding type II toxin-antitoxin system RelB/DinJ family antitoxin: protein MKTVNLQVRINEDLKQEVSSILKAQGLSYTSMLDALFRQIIKERRIPFAIALPTAPIDETPTPSTLNNGTYEQPQTTLKASDCTSAYGTPREENQEISFDTIDKTGVLNIRINHKVKTLTTAILKEMGLTMSQTVTLVSKQIQFNKDIPPTILRPEWIDAINNDFWTEEDLTTRIQLGLNQAEKGIGEPAEKIFNELLEDL from the coding sequence ATGAAAACTGTAAATCTACAAGTTCGCATCAATGAGGACTTAAAACAAGAGGTATCTAGCATATTAAAAGCACAAGGTCTATCATACACCTCTATGCTAGATGCACTATTCCGCCAAATCATCAAAGAGCGTCGCATTCCGTTTGCCATTGCGTTACCAACGGCACCTATCGATGAAACACCTACACCAAGCACACTCAACAACGGCACCTATGAACAACCACAAACTACATTAAAAGCCTCAGATTGTACAAGTGCATATGGTACACCAAGAGAAGAAAATCAAGAAATATCCTTCGATACAATCGATAAGACAGGAGTTCTTAACATCCGTATCAATCATAAAGTTAAGACACTAACAACAGCTATTCTAAAAGAAATGGGATTAACCATGTCACAAACAGTTACACTTGTATCTAAACAAATACAATTTAATAAGGATATTCCACCTACTATCCTCCGTCCAGAATGGATTGATGCTATTAATAATGATTTCTGGACTGAAGAAGATTTAACTACAAGAATACAATTAGGGCTAAATCAAGCAGAAAAAGGAATTGGTGAACCTGCGGAAAAAATTTTTAATGAACTCCTTGAAGATTTATAA